A stretch of DNA from Mustelus asterias unplaced genomic scaffold, sMusAst1.hap1.1 HAP1_SCAFFOLD_623, whole genome shotgun sequence:
ttacaattgtacagggtgttggggaggcctcacctggaatactacatacaattctggtcacctttccTAAAAAAAGGAGAGTGAGTAACCTTAAAAGGCAGTccaaaaggagattcaccaggctaaattCTTGGGATCAGAAGTTTGTCTTATCAAGCGAGATTAAGTATTCTGGGCCTCTATTCCttgggagtttggaagagtgagggtgACCCTTATTCAAATATACAAGATGCTGAGGGGGCTTCACAGGGgagatagtgagatgttttcactcgtaGGAGAATCTGGAGCAAGGTGACATAGctccaagataaagggctggCCATTTAAAACAGTGTAGAAATTCCTTCTGAgagaatggaattctctgccccaaagtggggggaggagactggatctgaacacctagaaacttgaagctctcgagcatTCCCACTTGactcctgttgatgtagacaggggcatgtcctccactacacttcttgaagtcgatgactctctCCTCAGTTTTACTGACATGGAGAGATTGCTGTCACCAATTCTCTTCCCTGCGCTCTCATGGTTTGAGCTCTAACCCCCTACAGCAGCGTCATTAGCAAATGTCAAAATGGAGTCatttggggggtgggagagagaaattTTGTCACAGCTGtaggtataaggagtatagaattccaacaatgcagaaggagtccattcaaagaacattacagcacaggaacaggcccttcggccctccaagcctgcaccgactatgctgcccgagtgaactaaaaccccctaccctttcggggaccatatccctttattcccatcctagtcatgtatttgtcaagaccccccttagaagtcactcccgtatccgcttccactacttcccccggcagtgagttccaggccctcactactctgtaaaaaatctgcctcatacatgtcctttaaaccttgcccctcgcaccttaaacctgtgtccccgaaTAACTGACtctgccaccctgggaaaaagcttctgactatccacactatccaggcttctcaatcttgtagacttctatcaggtcgcccctcaacctctgtcgttccagtgagaacaaaccaagtttctccaacttctcctcgtagctaatgccctccataacaggcaaaatcctggtaaatcttttctgtaccctctccaaagcctccacatccttctagtagtgtggcaaccagaatttaacattatattccaagtgcggcctaactcagtgatgcgctactcaaacacgaggcctgaagctcggtaaatgaaaggcttttatttactgtaatgaagctgccagtaattatatacactatcccagactgaaggggtcccggccagagcagggactcttatacctctcccaggaggcggaggccaactgggatgtgccacaacactacagtacaaaggtgtaacaaccccaccctaaccccaacagcaacaatagcacaatccaacagtaacatatgtacatccttgtagtactggccagcccctggctcagcactatccagtgggaaccaacgatggttcaccacactaaggttctataaagctgcaacatgacttgccaatttttaaactcaatgccctggcctatgaaggcaagcatgccgtatgccttcttgactttctccacctgcattgccactttcagtgaccagagtacctgtacacccagatccctttgcccatcaatgtttctgccatttactgtatatttcctatctgtattagatcttccaaaatgcattacctcacattcagcccatcaggcttgcactgacaacaatcccacccaggccctaaccccagaaccttgcatatttaccctgttacagGCAGGGgggccaagaggcaatttagcatggccagtcaaccaaaaccacacaccattggactgtgggagaatgtgcaaactccacacacactctcacctgaggccagaattgaatctggcaccatgaggcacattgctaaccactgtgccaccatgctgcctgagtaAAGTAAGGGGCTTAGGACACAGCCTTCTAAGGCACCAGTGTTGCTGTCTCTCCTTGTTGGCTTAATGGTAGGGCTGTGGGAGCCTTGTGAAACAGACAGGGGTGCCTGGGAGGATTAGGTGTGACATTGAAAGTTCATTAAAAATCACAAGGGGGAAATAGGCAAGGCAAGGTCTTTTCCCCCAGAGTAGGAGCAACCTTTCCCCACAGAGGGTggagtgtatggaatgagctaccACGGGAGATGGgtactgtcactgtctgtgtggagtttgcacattctcctcgtgtctgcgtgggtttcctccgggtgctccggtttcctcccacagtccacagatgtgcgtgttaggttgattggccaggttaaaaattgcccccaagagtcctgggatgcgtaggttagagggattagagggtaaaatatgtgggggtagggcctgggtgggattgtggtcggtgcagactagatgggccgaatggcctccttctgcactgtagggtttctatgtttctttctaattacaacatttcaaagacatgtgacaggtacgtggatgggaaaggtttagagggatatgggacaaacactGGTCCATcgacaaccaggtttcctaaactgaactagtcccatttgcaagttgggctgaagagcctgtttgttGTATATCTGTCTGATACCAGAGTCAGCCTATAGGgcgttgatctgatccattggttgggaGATTGCTTAGTGTTGTCCTGCAGGCTGCTTCCACTGTGAGGCATGCAGACAGTGCTCACACCAGAAGAATTGCTAGATTTGTAAATCTCACATTGAGCACAGTGCTAATGTCACACAGCAATGGGCCGTGTGAAGGGACTGTGGATGGAcacttgaaccaaagctgtaatgggcAGATGTATCTGTGGCAGGGAGATTGGGGAGGATGAGGCCAGGTAGTTTTCTCCCTCAACATGTCACAGACAGTCCAGCAGATATGTCCAATAggactcagtaagagttttaacaacaccagcttaaaagtccaggtttatttggtagcaaatgccatcagctttcggagcgctgctccttcgtcagatggagtggaaatgtgctctcaaacagggcacagagacacaaaatcaagttacagaatactgattagaatgcgaatccctacagccagccaggtcttaaagatacagacagacaatgtgggtggagggagcattaagcacaggttaaaaagagatgtgtatcgtctccagacaggacagcctgcaagtccaggaggcaagctgtgggggttactgataatgtgacataaatccaacatcctggtttaggccgttctcatgtgtgcggaacttgggtatcagtttctgctcagccactctgtgctgtcgtgtgtcatgaaggccaccttggagaacgcttacccgaagatcagaggccgaatgcccgtgactgctgaagtgctcccccacaggaagagaacagtcttgcctggtgattgtcgagtggtgttcattcaaccgttgtcgtagtgtctgcatggtttccccaatgtaccatgcctcgggacatcctttcctgcagcatatagggtagacaacgttggctgagttgtaagagtaggtaccgtgtacctggtagatggtgttctcacgtgagatgatggcatctgtgtcgatgatccggcacatctaaGTGGAGAGGatttccaagaagatcgcgcatatcgacatagacatcaagtttctacaaacatgcaagaaagcagacaagataccgaaaggactacggatcaacaacccactcaggtcaacctataacacagactacgctgagagacttggcagtcgcacctctctcaccctcctcaaataCCTcaaacaccagctctacagcaaacgccacagcctggaaaccaagatagagtccatattgtcaacttgcactcaggacgCAAACCAGCTGcggaactctgccaagcagacgagacaaaggaactacaccatctacatgcacaccgagaacaggaaacttgagaaactcggcatcaccaccagcagcaaccaagcctcccccggtaccacagttgaaaacagtaccactgcagggaagtctattgtcaacttgtcagactactcacttcagccagatgaaatcgaagttctcagccgagggctcaacttttgccccactatcaAAATAGAccccagtctcgcagcggacactgaggaattcatcaggcgaatgaggctgcaggagttcttccacaaaccccaagaggccaacagcaaacacaatgagacagccaatgaaccggaacagcagacagagagatccgcagtgcaaccgaagaggaaagagtcaaattggactcctccggaaggccgctgccctcgacttgacatgtccaagccatcaggaggtgcatcaacaccaaattcatcagccgcactcacaagacagcaccgaacatcacccaagcacaacgcaacgccatccacgctctcaagaccaaccgcaacattatcaaaccagcagacaaaggaggggccatcggcATACTGAACAGAAAGGATGACTGCAAaggagtgtaccgacaactgaacaacgaggaacactacagacagttacccacagatccgaccaaagaacacacctgtcaactcaacactgatcaaaacctttgagacGGACCTTcgaagcaccctccgtgctctcgacgcgttggagatctctactgcccccaaagatacacaaggcaaacacacccggccgtcccatcgtttcaggcaatggaaccctgtgcgagaacctctccggctatgtcgaaggcatcttgaaacccatttatacaaagaacccccagcttttgttgcaacACTTGGATGTGCGTTGAGTTTGTgtaggagcagttgaaccaggagcactcctcgtcacaatggatgtctcggcactctacaccagcatcccccacgatgatggcattgctgcaactgcctcagtactcaatgctgtcaactgccagtttccagatgcaattttacaactcatccgcttcatcctggaccacaagatcttcaccttcaacaaccagttcttcatccagacacacagaacagccatggggaccaaattcgcacctcaatatgccaacatcttcatgcaccggttcaaacaagacttcttcaccgcacaggacctgcaaccgatgctatacactagatacatcgatgacattatcttcctttggagtcatggtgaacaatcactgaaacaactctatgacgacatcaacaagctccatcccaccatcagactcaccatggactactctctggaatctgttgcattcttggacacacgcatctccattaaggacggtcacctcagcacctcactgtaccgcaagcccacggataacctcatgctccacttctccagcttccaccctaaacacgttaaagaagccatcctctacggacaagccctccgaatacacaggatctgctcggatgaggaggatcgcaacagacacctccagacgctgaaagatgccctcataagaataggatatggcactcgactcctCGATGGACAGTTGCGACGTgccagtgaaaaaccacaccgacctcctcagaagacaaacacgggacacggtggacagagtacccttcgtcgtccagtacttccccggaacggagaagctacggcatctcctccggagccttcaacatgtcattgatgaagacgaacatctcgccgagGCCGTCCCCACACctttccttcaaacaaccgcacaacctcaaacagaccattgtccacagcaaactacccatccTGCAggctaacagtgaccacgacaccacacaaccctgccaccacacaaccctgccacagcaacctctgcaaaacatgccggatcatcgacatagatgccatcatctcacgtgagaacaccatctaccaggcacatggtacctactcttgcaactcagccaacattgtcgacctgatacgctgcaggaaaggatgtcccaaggcatggtatattgggaaaatcatgcagacgctgcgacaacggatgaatgaacaccactcaacaatcaccaggcaagactgttctcttcctgtgggggagcacttcagcagtcatgggcatccaGCCtcagatcttcaggtaagcgttctccaaggcggccttcacaacacacgacagcacagagtcactgagcagaaactgatagccaagttctgcacacatgaggacagcccaaaccaggatgttggatttacgtcacattatcagtaacccccacagcttgcctcctggacttgcaggctgtcctgtctggagacaatacacatgtctttaacctgtgcttaaatctccctccacccacattgtctgtatctttaagacctggctggttgtagggattcacattctaatcagtattctgtaacttaattttgtgtctctgtgcactgtttgagagcacatttccactccatctaacgaaggagcagcgctccaaaagcttatagaacagtacagcacagaacaggcccttcggcccacgatgttgtgccgagcattatctgaaaccaagatcaagctatcccactccccatcatcctggtgtgctccatgtgcctatccaataaccgcttaaatgttcctaaagtgtctgactccactatcactgcaggcagtccattccacaccccaaccactgtgtaaaaaacctacctctgatatccttcttatatctcccaccatgaacactatagttatgccccttagtaatagctccatccacccgaggaaatagtctttgaacgttcactctatctatccccttcatcattttataaaccactattaagtctcccctcagcctcctccactccagagagaacagcccgagccccctcaacctttcctcacaagacctaccctccaaaccaagcagcatcctggtaaatctcctctgcactctttccagcgcttccacatccttcttatagtgaggtgaccagaactgcacacaatattccaaatgtggtctcaccaaggtcctgtacagttgcagcataaccccacggctcttaaactccaaccccctgttaataaaagctaacacactataggccttcttcacagctctatccacccgagtggcaacctttagagatctgtggatatagaccccaagatatctctcttcctccagtcttcagaacccgacctttgaccctgtattcaacatttaaattagtcctaccaaaatgaatcaactcacatttatcagggttaaactccatttgccatttttcagcccagctttgcatcctatctatgtctctttgcagcctacaacagcccttcacctcatccactactccaccaatcttggtgtcatcagcaaatttactgatccaccattcagccccctcctctaagtcattaataaaaatcacaaagagcagaggtatttgctaccaaataaacctgttggactttaagctggtgttgttaaaactcttactgtgttcaccccagtccaacgccggcacctacacaataggactcagccagcttgaCCAGTAGAACATTCTCCCAGgtcaattcctcatctctgttcactCAGTGAAAGTGATGCAGAGTTAGGCAGCCAGGGAGGACAGCTGCTTTAGTGATCTGCCCCTCTCCATGGGGTGAACGTCACCATTGGAGAGAAGGAGGCAGCACCAGGAAACAGCCACAGCAGCCAGGCTCAGCCCCACAAGGACATCCCCAGACctgatcacaccccctcccccaaacttGGCTCTGAAACAggcagaaaaccagcagcagccccATCAAATCCAGAGAGTTAGTGTTTCTCTCTCAACCCTCAGTAAACCAATcattcagcaggcccagttcTGGGCTGGGACTGGCTCACCCCAGCCATTAGTTCCATGAAGCCATCAAACTAACATGGAGGATGCATTGACCAATCAGCTCCCAGACACTGGAAACAAGCACAGTTCTTTATTGATCATTTGATGACTGGTTGAACAGAGTTTGTTTGTGTTTCCTGTACAGGAACAAGGTGATcaatgaagcagagatcagagagacagcTGTCACAGTCAGGGTCACAATCAGGACCACCTCAGACTCCACACCTACAAAGCAATGAGAAACCAATGGTTACTGAAGCTACcactgagggggaaatggaaaccagcagtcagccaactcaccccctggagacctctcctgtatctttccctcagcctcattcagggaggctgttgccaggttggtcccatcagtatccagaatgagcaggggtccaagtgaggcctcagcctcccacttcaatccagcttcactctctgcaatatcaaccattccagttagagaggggaaagggggaagctCCCACATCTAGAGGATCAATGTCCTACCAGCTTCAACTAcaagatctctccttcctctggaTCCAAATCCCAAATCCCTTGTGGCCCCACAGTTCCCCACATGGCAACAGGCACAAATGTCAAAGCTCGATTCCTCCAATGGGGTCCAGCTAAACAAGAGAAATCAGTCAACCAGGTTGTGCATCACTtctccacacaaacacatccctgagggagagagggggaaacttACACATTCTGCATCTTCAGCAAAGTACAAGCTTTGTTCCTGGAATCTCTCCGATCCACTGGAACAACTTTCAGGTGACAGGTGATAAAAATCTGAGGGACACATTCAACACAAGTGGTTATTTAGTGACTCCCTCCCAACATGGAGACCCCAATGAGCAGCTTCCTCTTACCAAGGAACGCTCATCTCCAAAGAAACGGAAGGCATCCAGGTCAAAGCGGAGCTTGTCCGGCTCCCGCTCATCTCCTGGCAACACAAAGGTTGAAAAGGAGTCCTCAGCTTTGCTGTCCAGGAGGCAGctgaagaaagatggaaaaagggacaagaagtgaatccagagaagccattgagatgggagcagctggagaaagcagagctccttacccattgtagtcaatgatgctgtatctcgggctggagtccttgtctggcctcaatgtcgctacacagcggtcaatgtagagcttcaggaccatgtggttgctcattgaaacagaggcctcaatgtgaatgagctcacccaggtagtagacagtcgaagtgcgctctgtaagccagtcacctgaagtacaagaggacaagggttggagacagtgggtgtaactcccagtgagtgaggacaggaaatcactccccatccacccatcaCATACCATTCATTAGGCGCAGAGAGAATGACAGATGCCCTTCTCCAGACCTGGTGGAGCTGAATGGGATCCAGGTGGGCTTGATGGGGTTACTGCTCACATTGCCCTTCCTGGAAAGACAGTGCAGGCATTTTAGGACAAGGTCAGAGGTCACTAGCAGCTGGAGATCTTATTGACAATCGAGTAAAGATTCTCACCTAAAATAACGACACTCAATGGGAACGACCACTCCATTGGTTCTCACAATAACAGATCCATGATACTCTGGGCTGTGGCTCAGGTGGGTGCTGTAGATCAGGAAATCTCcagtcatctgaaagacagcagcttAAGGAATGAAAAACTGATCTGAAATGAGAATGTTCTACACTGGGGTTAACAATGAACTCATCTCATTAAAACAATTCTTCAGCAggattgacagggtcagtgtgaAGAGGCTGCTTCTCCCAAGCTGGAGTGTGTTAGCAGGGAGTCTTCTCAAGTCAGGGGTCAGTCATTTAGGATTTATGTGACGACGAATTTCCttcagcagctgatgaatctttggaattctctccagcccCAGAGGGCTGGGAATGGTCACTCAGAGGATATTCAGGACAGAGGCATTTATTTTTGGCCATTGAGGGAATCATGTTGTGAGGACAGGAACATGGAGGCTGTGGGAAGCTCAGTCTTGATCTTAATGACTGGGGAACAGGCAGAAGGGCCTTATCTGGTTAGCAGTGTTGCTATGCAACCTCATCCCTTCCTGCAAGGAGAGATGATTAGCACAAGACCAGAATCAATTAACAGGGAAGTGGTTCAATGAAAGCTTCAGTTAACAGGAAAATGAGCCACAAGTTGTCAGTAATCTGGAGCATGGAAATAGAACAGTTTGGAATCAGAACCCCATTTATTCCAATGACTGGGAAAGTGGGAAGTGTGGAGTTCTTATTTCGTCCAATCCATCTCAAATCCCATTTCATTCAGACTCAACCCATTTGGACTAAATTGGACTGAAACTCAACCCTCAGTTGAGTTGAtctgaatgaggggaa
This window harbors:
- the LOC144487154 gene encoding zona pellucida sperm-binding protein 3-like, which gives rise to MGDFGVRGFFPVLVLVGAVCCSDTWQQFPGHRFPWIIVKATPRPQTFPPPGPPFDSHFRVSEGQGVSPVQSVRVQCGEDKLLLRVQLDLFGTRHLVKAADLTLGTAGCRPTRIYSQNHTVLFDYGLHECGSRLQMTGDFLIYSTHLSHSPEYHGSVIVRTNGVVVPIECRYFRKGNVSSNPIKPTWIPFSSTRSGEGHLSFSLRLMNGDWLTERTSTVYYLGELIHIEASVSMSNHMVLKLYIDRCVATLRPDKDSSPRYSIIDYNGCLLDSKAEDSFSTFVLPGDEREPDKLRFDLDAFRFFGDERSLIFITCHLKVVPVDRRDSRNKACTLLKMQNVWTPLEESSFDICACCHVGNCGATRDLGFGSRGRRDLVVEAGVESEVVLIVTLTVTAVSLISASLITLFLYRKHKQTLFNQSSNDQ